In Asticcacaulis sp. SL142, the sequence CTACCCACCACGCCATGTCCCGGACCCGGATATACGGGCCGCGGTTAGACGTCAGCAACAATAAGGGTGGTATTTCAAGGATGGCTCCACGAGAACTGGCGCCCTCGTTTCATAGCCTCCCACCTATCCTACACATGTTGATGCTAACGCCAAGGCGAAGCTATAGTAAAGGTTCATAGGGTCTTTCCGTCTGACCGCGGGAACCCCGCATCTTCACGGGGAATTCAATTTCGCTGAGCCTATGCTGGAGACAGTGGGGAAGTCGTTACGCCATTCGTGCAGGTCGGAACTTACCCGACAAGGAATTTCGCTACCTTAGGACCGTTATAGTTACGGCCGCCGTTTACCGGGGCTTCAATTCGCAGCTCTCACCACTCCTTTTAACCTTCCGGCACCGGGCAGGCGTCAGACCCTATACGTCGCTTTACAGCTTCGCAGAGCCCTGTGTTTTTGATAAACAGTCGCTACCCCCTAGCCTGTGCCACTTAGTTCTGGTTGCCCAGAGTAAGTCACGCTTATCCCGAAGTTACGCGTGTAATTTGCCGAGTTCCTTCAGCATAGTTCTCTCAAGCGCCTTGGTATACTCTACCTGACCACCTGTGTCGGTTTCGGGTACAGTCTCTGTATGAGTTATTTCCAGTGACAACGCCCCTGCAAGGACAATCCAATAAGCCCTTACAAGTTATGCCATCCGTCACTTCATACTGGCCCAGGAATATTTACCTGGTTCCCATCGACTACGCCTTTCGGCCTCGCCTTAGGGGCTGGCTAACCCTACGCAGATTAGCTTTACGTAGGAACCCTTGGTCTTTCGGCGAGAGTGTCTCTCACACTCTTTATCGCTACTCATGTCAGCATTCTCACTTCTGATACCTCCAGCCACCCTCACGAGTGACCTTCACAGGCTTACAGAACGCTCCGCTACCGCTTGCACTAAGTGCAAGCCCTAATCTTCGGCATATGGCTTTAGCCCCGTTACATTTTCCGCGCAGGATCGCTTGACCAGTGAGCTGTTACGCTTTCTTTAAAGGATGGCTGCTTCTAAGCCAACCTCCTGGTTGTCAATGCAATCCCACATCGTTTCCCACTTAGCCATAATTTGGGGGCCTTAGATGTAGGTTAGGGTTGTTTCCCTTTTCACCATGGACGTTAGCACCCACAGTGTGTCTGCCGGACAGTTCTCTTGGGTATTCGGAGTTTGATTAGAATTGGTACAGCTCGCGCCGCCCGCATCCATTCAGTGCTCTACCCCCCAAGGAATAAATCCGACGCTCTACCTAAATAGATTTCGCGGAGAACCAGCTATGTCTAGGTTTGATTGGCCTTTCACCCCTATCCACAAGTCATCCCAGAATTTTTCAACATTCACGGGTTCGGACCTCCAGTTGGTGTTACCCAACCTTCATCCTGCTCATGGATAGATCACCTAGTTTCGGGTCGTCATGCAACGAACTTAACGCTCTATTCAAACTCGCTTTCGCTACGCCTACACCTAACGGCTTAAGCTTGCTCGGCACATGAAGTCGCTGACCCATTATACAAAAGGTACGCTGTCACACCGCTTGGGTGCTCCAACTGCTTGTAGGCTTCCGATTTCAGGATCTGTTTCACTCCCCTTGTCGGGGTGCTTTTCACCTTTCCCTCACGGTACTTGTTCACTATCGGTCGTAGAGGAGTACTTAGGCTTGGAGGGTGGTCCCCCCATGTTCAGACAGGATTTCACGTGTCCCGCCCTACTCGAGTCTCTTGCTATTTGACGTCTACGGGACTATCACCCGCTATGGTCGACCTTTCCATGTCGTTCGACTTTATATCACAAGAGCACTGGCCTGGTTCCCGTTCGCTCGCCACTACTAGGGAAGTCTCGGTTGATGTCCTTTCCTCCGGTTACTGAGATGTTTCAGTTCACCGGGTTTGCCTAATAAACCTATGTATTCAGTTTATTATACCTTTCAACAACCAACTCACTTTAGTGCGATGCCAAAGGCATCGAGTTCCTCGCATAAGCTCGGGCGGCCGGTCGGCCTTGCCTCACCTGCGTGACAGGTTCGGAAAAGCAGATCGTCCACTTAACTTGCTCACTAAAATGAGAGGGCCGTAAAGGTGGGTTTCCCCATTCAGAAATAACCGGATCAAAGGGTGCTAGCGCCTCCCCGGTTCTTATCGCAGCTTGCCACGTCTTTCTTCGCCTCTCTACGCCAAGGCATCCGTCAGAAGCCCTTTAACGCTTGATCGTTCTCAACAAAACTTATGGATGTCATCCGACATCTAATCAATATCGCCGTATAGCCCGTCTAAAGGCACCACCCTAGGGGAGTGGCCGTCACAATATCAAACATAAGTCGTTCTTGAGGTCTCATCCATATGCACGCGGAAAGAGGTGGTGCACACAGACTATACGAGACCTCGTATGTCAGACAATGTCTTCTCGGATATCCCCTAAAGCTATGAACATGCCGGGGGTACCCTTCATTTACAATTTCAAGCAGTCCGAAGGACTGCACGTTTGACCAAAGGTTACCCTCAGATCAAACAAACCGCATCGCATCGTAAAACCAACTGGCTCAACCTTCCGGGAGCGCAGCGACCTCAAGCAAAAAGCAAAGCATTTTCGAAGAACCGCTTCGAGAAAATGTTTTTCCGTTCAAAACCCGGTTTAAAGTACACTGAGCGTCAGCGAAGGACTTTAAACCGATTAAGGAATGGTGGAGCCAGACGGAGTCGAACCGACGACATCCTGCTTGCAAAGCAGGCACTCTACCAACTGAGTTATGGCCCCATTCTTTTGTAACGGAACGCTTTACCCTGGTTGGCCTGGACAGACTCGAACTGTCGACCTTACGCTTATCAGGCGTACGCTCTAACCACCTGAGCTACAGGCCATCAAGGTTAAGCGATGCACCCAAAGCAATCAATCACTTAAGGCTTACGATGCACAACCAACCTACCTGAACCCATATGGACCAGCGGCTGATTGTGTATTGGAAAGAGAGACGAAGACGGCGGCGAACCGCATAATTTGCTTCTTCAATTAAGAGAAGCGTTTAAGTGACAGATGAATAATCGTCGTGAAACGATTGGACATCTATCCTTAGAAAGGAGGTGATCCAGCCGCAGGTTCCCCTACGGCTACCTTGTTACGACTTCACCCCAGTCGCTGAGCCTACCGTGGTCAGCTGCCTCCTTACGGTTAGCGCACTGCCTTCGGGTAAACCCAACTCCCATGGTGTGACGGGCGGTGTGTACAAGGCCCGGGAACGTATTCACCGCGGCATGCTGATCCGCGATTACTAGCGATTCCAACTTCACGCCCTCGAGTTGCAGAGGACGATCCGAACTGAGATGACTTTTAGGGATTGGCCCTCTGTAGTCACCATTGTAGCACGTGTGTAGCCCACCCTGTAAGGGCCATGAGGACTTGACGTCATCCCCGCCTTCCTCCGGATTAACTCCGGCAGTCCGATTAGAGTGCCCAACTTAATGATGGCAACTAACCGCGAGGGTTGCGCTCGTTGCGGGACTTAACCCAACATCTCACGACACGAGCTGACGACAGCCATGCAGCACCTGTGTCCCGGTACCCGAAGGTAAAGACCGATCTCTCGGTTTGTCCAGGCATGTCAAAAGGTGGTAAGGTTCTGCGCGTTGCTTCGAATTAAACCACATGCTCCACCGCTTGTGCGGGCCCCCGTCAATTCCTTTGAGTTTTAATCTTGCGACCGTACTCCCCAGGCGGATTGCTTAATGCGTTAGCTGCGTCACCGAACAGTATACTGCCCGACAACTAGCAATCATCGTTTACAGCGTGGACTACCAGGGTATCTAATCCTGTTTGCTCCCCACGCTTTCGAGCCTCAGCGTCAGTAATAGACCAGTAAGTCGCCTTCGCCACTGGTGTTCTTCCGAATATCTACGAATTTCACCTCTACACTCGGAGTTCCACTTACCTCTTCTATCCTCTAGGTTATCAGTTTTGAAGGCAATTCCAAGGTTGAGCCCTGGGCTTTCACCTCCAACTTGATAACCCGCCTACGCTCCCTTTACGCCCAGTAATTCCGAGCAACGCTAGCCCCCTTCGTATTACCGCGGCTGCTGGCACGAAGTTAGCCGGGGCTTCTTCTGTAGGTACCGTCATTATCGTCCCTACTGAAAGAATTTTACAATCCTAAGACCTTCATCATTCACGCGGCATGGCTGCGTCAGGCTTTCGCCCATTGCGCAAGATTCCCCACTGCTGCCTCCCGTAGGAGTCTGGGCCGTGTCTCAGTCCCAGTGTGGCTGATCATCCTCTCAGACCAGCTATAGATCGTAGCCTTGGTGGGCCTTTACCCCACCAACTAGCTAATCTAACGCGGGCCGCTCTAATGGCGATAAATCTTTCCCCCGAAGGGCACATTCGGTATTAGCTCAAGTTTCCCTGAGTTGTTCCGAACCAAAAGGTACGTTCCCACGTGTTACTCACCCGTCCGCCACTAAGTCCGAAGACTTCGTTCGACTTGCATGTGTTAGGCCTGCCGCCAGCGTTCGCTCTGAGCCAGGATCAAACTCTCAAGTTGTTTTGACCAAAGATCAGTAGCTCTCTTGATGCCGAAACATCATTACTGCGTACTATATGCGTATATGAATTTAACGAGTTCCCACAAAGTTTATAACTAGCAGCCGAAGCCACCAGTATCTTCATGGTATCTTTTAAAAAGACCGCATCGATCAGTAGTCGTTTTGAAGTTATAAATAACTTCGCCAGAACACCGCCGCCTGCGTATCTCTTTCCAAATCTCACAATGTCAAAGACCTACACCCAAGCCAGCTAAACCAGCCAGGGAGAACAACCAAAACCTCGTTGTCAGAAGGAGCGCCGTATATAGCGCCTCAATTTTTAGTGTCAAGCTCGTTTTTTAAGTTATCCACCTAATCAACTCGCCCAACGTAAGCGCTTCAAATCCCTCTCAGAACCCTCAGCTAACCCACTCAAACCCGGAGGCTTACCTGTGGAGAGCGGCGCTTATAACCGCTCAAAATTCCCTGTCAACTGGTTATTTTTTAAAAGTTTTTAGCAAAACCAAAAACCCAAATCCTAACCAACCAACACCGCCAATCAGATCCAAATCCTCTCAGCGGAGCGGCGTTCCTACAGAAGCAAAAACACCGTGTCAACCAATCTTTTCTTTAAATTCACAAGCCTTTCGGATCGAAATTCAGATTGACAGCAAAACCACAAGGACCATCTATTTAGACAACCCTTCCAGCCCAGCAGAATCGGAGGAAGGCGGACGATAACTCTATTTAGGAAAGGCATCAAGAGCAAAACTTAAAAAGCTTGGCTCCGTCGTCGCAATCCGTAGAGGCGTCCAACCGGGAGGCGGCTTATAGGCAAGGGTTGGCGCCCTGCGCAAGCCCTCATTTACGATTATTAAGACTTTTCCCCAAGCACAACGGTGCGGGCGCGCTTTTTCGCGCCCGCACCGCCTTTAGCCATCATATATATAAGGCCGTCCTCGCCTAACCAGCAGCGATATAGGCCTTGAGCCCCTGAGCTTCGGCCTCGGCGACCGAGATGCGCGCCTTTACCAGATCGCCAATCGACACAATCCCGACCAGCTTTGTGCCATCCATGACCGGCAGATGCCTGATCCGGCGATCCGTCATGCGATCGAGCAAGACCTCAATCGACTCGCACGGGCTGGCCGAAATTACATCCTTAGTCATAATATCAGTGACGGCGCGCGACAGTGCGTCCGGACCAATCTGAGCCAGAGCCCGAATAACGTCACGCTCAGAGACAATCCCAACCACACGACCGATTTTGTCCGCCACGATAAAGGCCCCTACCCGGCGCGCATATAATAGAGCGGCAAT encodes:
- a CDS encoding CBS domain-containing protein codes for the protein MLINQLLNTKGHQVFTVSPEETVSAIAALLYARRVGAFIVADKIGRVVGIVSERDVIRALAQIGPDALSRAVTDIMTKDVISASPCESIEVLLDRMTDRRIRHLPVMDGTKLVGIVSIGDLVKARISVAEAEAQGLKAYIAAG